One stretch of Lachnospiraceae bacterium oral taxon 096 DNA includes these proteins:
- the def gene encoding peptide deformylase: MALRQIRVIGDPILNKKAKEVKEVTPKIKELIVDMIDTMRQEQGVGLAAPQVGILKRVVVIEIEENSPIVLINPVIVEQDGEQIGYEGCLSVPGKTGIVARPEHVKVKAMDENMQEFELEGTDLLARAICHECAHLDGELYVELVAEGELFDNEELQKLEEEEM, from the coding sequence ATGGCGTTAAGACAGATTAGAGTTATTGGAGATCCAATTTTAAATAAAAAAGCAAAGGAGGTCAAAGAAGTAACACCAAAGATAAAAGAACTCATTGTCGATATGATTGACACTATGCGACAGGAGCAGGGCGTTGGTCTTGCTGCACCACAAGTTGGCATTTTAAAGCGAGTGGTTGTCATTGAAATAGAAGAAAATTCACCGATTGTCTTGATCAATCCTGTGATTGTCGAACAAGATGGAGAACAAATCGGATATGAGGGTTGTTTGAGTGTGCCGGGCAAGACAGGAATTGTGGCAAGACCAGAACATGTAAAGGTAAAAGCGATGGATGAAAATATGCAGGAGTTTGAACTGGAAGGAACGGACCTTCTTGCCAGAGCCATTTGCCATGAATGTGCCCATTTAGACGGTGAACTTTATGTGGAATTAGTGGCCGAAGGAGAGCTCTTTGACAATGAAGAATTGCAAAAGCTAGAAGAAGAGGAAATGTAG
- the priA gene encoding primosomal protein N', producing MNLYADVIIDITNESLDRPFTYRVPDTLSVCPGQMVKVPFGRTIRKGYVIALKEKTTLEEEKIKEISQVVTGAMNIEAELLSLAIWMHEYYGCTLNRALSVVMPVKSRVQHKVERQITLKITNQALLDCIKECERKKRHAWLRVLAAFASTDLLDYKEAITKLGVTKAVLDKMEKEGVISIHEKRIYRNQFEKPSLHQTTKILNPEQVHAVETFSNHFQKDIQKDYLLYGITGSGKTEVYIEMIKEVLRAKRQVIVLIPEISLTYQTVKRLMTVFGERVAVIHSKLSAGERYDQFDRAIAHDADIMIGPRSAIFTPFDRIGLFIIDEEHDGAYKNDTIPRYHSVDVVRERARICGASVVLSSATPSMISYTRALRGEYTLLTLTKRAVKDAKIPKVHIVDLREELKMGNRSIFSKKLQELIEDRLKKHEQIMLFMNRRGFSNFVSCRTCGEVMKCPHCDVSLTLHRDEKLRCHYCGYTITKPKQCPHCSSPYIAGFGVGTQRIESITKQMFPQARVLRMDLDTSANKNAGREILQQFAHHQADILIGTQMIVKGHDFFDVTLVGIIAADTSLYVSDYTATEKTFQLLTQAAGRAGRGQKEGEVVIQSYNPEHYAIVAAAEQNYVQFYQKELIFRKVAQYPPIFHILTVQISSRSEEKLTAAAQIYMEIAEQMADKQCRIIGPVNAAIYKIQDFYRKMAYIKHIEYGILLGMKEKIEQQIANHPSFLGISLMYDFT from the coding sequence ATGAACTTATATGCAGATGTGATCATTGATATTACCAATGAGAGCCTAGACCGACCATTTACCTATCGGGTGCCAGACACTTTATCTGTGTGCCCTGGGCAAATGGTCAAAGTTCCTTTTGGAAGGACTATTCGGAAAGGATATGTCATTGCACTAAAGGAAAAGACCACATTAGAAGAGGAAAAAATTAAAGAGATTTCTCAAGTTGTCACAGGAGCAATGAATATTGAAGCAGAGCTTCTTTCCCTTGCTATCTGGATGCACGAATATTATGGCTGTACATTAAATCGTGCACTTTCAGTTGTGATGCCCGTAAAAAGCCGTGTTCAACATAAAGTAGAGCGACAGATTACATTAAAGATAACAAATCAAGCACTCCTTGACTGCATTAAAGAATGTGAAAGAAAGAAAAGACATGCATGGCTTCGTGTGTTGGCCGCCTTTGCAAGTACCGATCTGCTCGATTATAAAGAGGCGATAACGAAACTGGGGGTTACTAAGGCGGTACTTGATAAAATGGAAAAAGAAGGGGTCATTTCCATTCATGAAAAACGCATTTATCGCAATCAATTTGAGAAGCCCAGTTTACACCAGACAACGAAAATTCTAAATCCAGAGCAAGTTCATGCTGTAGAAACTTTTTCAAATCATTTTCAAAAGGACATCCAAAAGGATTATCTTTTATATGGAATTACAGGAAGTGGAAAGACAGAAGTCTATATTGAAATGATCAAAGAGGTATTGAGGGCGAAAAGACAAGTTATCGTCCTCATTCCTGAAATTTCTCTTACCTATCAAACAGTCAAGAGATTGATGACTGTATTTGGGGAGCGAGTAGCCGTCATTCATTCAAAACTCTCTGCTGGAGAGCGATATGACCAATTTGATCGAGCGATTGCCCATGATGCCGATATTATGATTGGACCAAGATCAGCCATCTTTACACCCTTTGATCGCATTGGTCTTTTTATTATTGATGAGGAACATGATGGGGCATACAAAAATGATACCATTCCTCGCTATCACAGTGTCGATGTCGTCAGAGAGAGGGCAAGAATCTGTGGAGCTTCCGTTGTTTTATCCAGTGCAACCCCATCAATGATTAGTTACACTCGTGCACTTCGTGGGGAATATACATTGCTTACTTTGACAAAGAGAGCTGTCAAAGATGCCAAAATTCCTAAAGTTCACATTGTGGATTTGAGGGAGGAATTAAAGATGGGCAATCGCAGTATATTTAGCAAAAAACTGCAAGAACTCATAGAAGACCGACTAAAAAAACATGAGCAAATTATGCTCTTTATGAACCGAAGAGGGTTTTCTAATTTTGTTTCCTGCAGAACTTGCGGGGAAGTGATGAAATGCCCGCATTGTGATGTTTCATTGACTCTTCATCGAGATGAAAAATTGCGTTGCCACTATTGTGGTTATACCATAACAAAGCCAAAGCAGTGCCCGCATTGTTCATCGCCTTATATCGCAGGTTTTGGCGTGGGAACACAGAGAATAGAAAGTATCACAAAGCAAATGTTTCCCCAAGCAAGAGTTCTTCGCATGGACTTGGATACTTCGGCCAATAAAAATGCAGGGCGAGAAATTCTTCAGCAATTTGCCCATCATCAGGCTGATATTTTAATTGGCACACAGATGATTGTCAAAGGGCATGATTTTTTTGATGTCACCTTAGTGGGCATTATCGCTGCGGACACCTCTTTGTATGTCAGCGATTATACGGCAACGGAAAAGACCTTTCAATTGTTGACGCAGGCAGCAGGTCGAGCTGGACGAGGACAGAAGGAAGGGGAGGTTGTCATTCAAAGTTATAATCCAGAACACTATGCCATTGTAGCAGCAGCAGAGCAAAATTATGTTCAATTTTATCAAAAAGAATTGATTTTTCGAAAAGTAGCACAGTATCCACCCATATTTCATATTTTGACTGTGCAAATTTCCTCTAGGTCAGAGGAAAAGCTGACTGCTGCTGCACAAATTTATATGGAGATCGCAGAACAAATGGCAGATAAACAGTGTCGAATCATTGGTCCAGTCAATGCAGCCATTTATAAAATTCAAGATTTCTACAGAAAAATGGCATACATTAAACATATAGAATATGGTATACTACTAGGAATGAAAGAAAAGATTGAACAGCAAATTGCGAATCATCCTTCTTTTTTGGGCATTAGTTTGATGTATGACTTTACATAA
- a CDS encoding zinc metallopeptidase: protein MFNLFWDPTYILIIIGMLLAMGASQYLNSTYRKYARIASSTELTGEEVAKRILAANGIYDVLVVGVAGQLTDHYDPKNRTVNLSETVFHQRSIAAIAVAAHECGHAIQDNLGYVPLNVRSSLVPVANIGANIAWPMFVIGFFINPMSTFGKIGQLLISLAIIFYLAALLFQFVTLPVELNASSRALQQLKQLQMLSEDEIHGAKSVLFAAALTYVASAAAAALNFLRIILLSQRRRNN from the coding sequence ATGTTCAATTTATTTTGGGATCCAACCTATATTTTGATTATTATAGGAATGCTCCTTGCAATGGGAGCATCACAATATCTCAATTCAACTTATCGAAAATATGCAAGAATTGCTAGTAGTACTGAGCTAACAGGAGAGGAAGTGGCCAAAAGAATTCTTGCAGCCAATGGAATTTATGATGTTTTGGTTGTCGGTGTGGCCGGGCAATTGACCGACCACTATGATCCAAAAAATCGAACGGTAAACCTAAGTGAAACTGTATTTCACCAAAGATCAATTGCGGCCATTGCTGTAGCTGCTCATGAGTGTGGCCATGCCATTCAAGATAATCTTGGCTATGTGCCCTTAAATGTGCGTTCCTCTCTCGTACCTGTGGCAAATATTGGAGCAAATATTGCTTGGCCGATGTTTGTCATTGGATTTTTCATCAATCCAATGTCTACTTTTGGAAAAATTGGGCAATTGTTGATTTCCTTGGCAATTATTTTCTATTTGGCTGCACTGTTATTTCAATTTGTCACCCTGCCGGTTGAATTGAATGCCTCGTCTAGAGCATTACAACAATTAAAACAGTTGCAAATGTTAAGTGAGGATGAAATTCATGGAGCAAAAAGCGTATTATTTGCGGCTGCTCTTACCTATGTCGCTAGTGCGGCAGCAGCGGCACTCAATTTTTTGCGCATTATCCTTTTGTCGCAGCGAAGAAGAAACAATTGA
- the rsgA gene encoding ribosome small subunit-dependent GTPase A, translating into MKSVQGKIIKGIAGFYYVACEGEVYSCKAKGAFRNQKIKPLVGDNVLFDMTDKEKQIGNIVELLPRKNSLIRPAVSNVDQAVVVLAFTHPDPQLYLLDKYLIMMSRQNVEIAILWNKADIASKTDRLRANIYQDAGFFTMQMSVTDGKGIDDFRSYLRGKSTVLAGPSGVGKSSLTNILCPMALMQTQDISKKISRGRHTTRHSEFFYVEENTYICDTPGFTSVNIEDLPKEALRNYYPEFEKYEGKCRFHGCVHVAEPDCCVKDAVHRGEISKIRYENYVKIYKELESVRKY; encoded by the coding sequence ATGAAGAGTGTTCAAGGAAAGATTATTAAAGGAATTGCAGGTTTTTATTATGTTGCTTGTGAGGGGGAAGTTTATTCTTGCAAGGCCAAGGGAGCTTTTCGAAATCAAAAGATAAAGCCATTGGTCGGGGATAATGTTCTTTTCGATATGACAGATAAAGAAAAACAGATCGGAAATATCGTAGAGCTTTTACCAAGGAAAAATTCCCTCATTCGTCCTGCTGTCAGTAATGTCGATCAAGCTGTGGTTGTCTTAGCATTTACACATCCTGATCCACAGCTTTATCTACTGGACAAATATCTCATTATGATGAGTCGACAAAATGTAGAAATTGCTATTTTATGGAATAAGGCAGATATCGCAAGTAAGACAGATCGCTTGCGGGCAAACATTTATCAAGATGCCGGTTTTTTTACCATGCAAATGAGCGTGACCGATGGCAAAGGAATTGATGATTTTCGCTCCTATTTGCGTGGAAAATCGACGGTTCTTGCTGGGCCATCGGGTGTTGGAAAGTCGTCACTGACGAATATTTTATGTCCGATGGCTCTGATGCAGACGCAAGACATTAGCAAAAAAATTTCGAGAGGAAGACATACGACTCGACATTCAGAATTTTTTTATGTCGAAGAAAACACCTATATTTGTGACACTCCAGGTTTTACTTCGGTCAATATTGAAGATTTGCCAAAGGAAGCATTGCGAAATTATTACCCAGAGTTTGAAAAATATGAAGGGAAATGTCGCTTCCATGGCTGTGTCCATGTTGCAGAGCCCGATTGCTGTGTCAAGGACGCTGTACATCGTGGTGAAATTTCAAAAATTCGCTACGAAAACTATGTAAAAATTTATAAAGAATTAGAAAGCGTGAGGAAATATTGA
- the fmt gene encoding methionyl-tRNA formyltransferase, with translation MRVVFMGTPDFSVKPLEGLIERGDDVVCVVTREDKPRGRGHQMQPSDVKAKALEHGLCVITPKSMKDRAVIEQLKEYQADVFVVVAYGKILPKEVLEIPKYGCINIHASLLPAYRGAAPIQWAILDGCKTTGITTMQMDEGLDTGDILKQYEIPIALDETGGSLFEKLAVLGKEAIIDTLNDLERGLLHPKKQEKSPTGYAVMLNKTMGNIDFTKSPQEIEYLVRGLNPWPSAYSYLGNKTLKIWKAKPYSTEDISYTPSDFGKILLRNQQMFVICGGGLLEILELQLEGKKRMDTAAFLRGVTFNEGYLRSEKC, from the coding sequence ATGCGCGTTGTTTTTATGGGAACCCCTGATTTTTCAGTAAAACCATTAGAAGGGTTAATTGAACGAGGGGATGATGTGGTCTGTGTCGTGACAAGAGAGGACAAGCCAAGAGGAAGGGGACATCAGATGCAACCATCAGATGTCAAGGCAAAGGCCCTTGAGCATGGGCTTTGTGTCATCACACCAAAGTCAATGAAAGATCGGGCAGTGATTGAACAATTAAAAGAATATCAAGCCGATGTCTTTGTTGTTGTTGCTTACGGAAAGATTTTACCAAAGGAAGTTCTTGAAATTCCAAAGTATGGATGTATAAATATTCACGCAAGTTTATTGCCAGCATATCGAGGAGCAGCCCCGATTCAATGGGCCATCCTTGATGGTTGTAAGACAACTGGAATTACCACCATGCAAATGGATGAGGGATTGGATACTGGAGATATTTTAAAGCAATATGAAATTCCTATTGCTTTAGATGAAACAGGGGGCAGTCTCTTTGAAAAATTGGCTGTTCTTGGAAAAGAAGCAATTATTGATACCCTCAATGACTTAGAAAGAGGACTTCTTCATCCTAAAAAACAGGAAAAAAGTCCTACAGGTTATGCGGTTATGCTCAACAAAACAATGGGAAATATTGATTTTACAAAATCACCACAAGAGATCGAATATCTTGTTCGTGGGCTAAATCCTTGGCCAAGTGCGTATTCTTATCTTGGAAATAAGACATTAAAAATTTGGAAAGCTAAGCCTTACAGCACAGAAGATATTTCGTACACCCCTTCCGATTTTGGAAAGATATTACTTAGAAACCAGCAAATGTTTGTCATTTGTGGCGGTGGACTTTTAGAAATTTTGGAACTTCAGTTGGAAGGAAAAAAGAGAATGGATACAGCAGCCTTTTTAAGAGGAGTTACTTTCAATGAAGGCTATCTAAGGAGTGAGAAATGTTGA
- the rsmB gene encoding 16S rRNA (cytosine(967)-C(5))-methyltransferase RsmB, with amino-acid sequence MQSENIRAIALEILLSIDRGEHSHQVLDQALTKYAYLSKVDRAFLSRLVHGTLDYQIQLDYIITHYSSVQKNKMKPVILNILRMAIYQIFYMDRIPDRAACDEAVKLTMKRGLRGLKGFVNGILRNIIREKETIVFPDLSTKYSMPDWIIELWKSQYDADTIETMLQSYLVPREVSIRVNTSNISVEEVIKKLQKENIKVRISPLNQTVLEISGFDRLSEIECIAHGECSVQDASSSLVVSLSGIKENDIVIDVCAAPGGKTIHAADQLHGLGEVIACDLSEKKVNILSDNVARSGFQNIQVVQKDALEFYAPWKEKADVVLADLPCSGLGIIGKKADIKMNTSLESCKNLAQIQKKILDNVCQYVKPGGRLVFSTCTIDVYENEDNVAWFLEKHKEFSPVDLSNAPVKIDTQQKGYLQLLPGIHPCDGFFISVFEKSLSKG; translated from the coding sequence ATGCAAAGTGAAAATATTCGTGCCATTGCACTAGAGATTTTATTGTCCATTGATCGGGGAGAACATTCCCATCAGGTTTTAGATCAAGCTCTGACAAAGTATGCCTATCTATCGAAAGTCGATCGAGCATTTTTATCAAGGCTTGTCCATGGAACTTTGGACTATCAAATTCAACTTGATTATATTATTACACACTACAGCAGTGTGCAAAAAAATAAAATGAAACCTGTCATTTTAAATATTTTGCGCATGGCCATTTATCAAATTTTTTATATGGATCGCATTCCTGACCGAGCAGCCTGTGATGAGGCCGTAAAGTTGACCATGAAACGAGGACTTAGAGGATTAAAAGGTTTTGTCAATGGAATATTGCGAAATATTATTCGAGAAAAGGAAACCATTGTATTTCCTGATTTATCAACGAAATATTCAATGCCAGACTGGATTATTGAACTTTGGAAGAGCCAATATGACGCTGATACCATAGAAACCATGTTACAAAGTTATCTTGTGCCCAGAGAAGTCAGCATTCGTGTCAATACATCAAACATCAGTGTAGAAGAAGTGATAAAAAAACTTCAAAAAGAAAATATTAAGGTAAGGATCTCTCCACTCAACCAAACAGTGCTTGAAATTAGTGGATTTGATCGACTTTCTGAAATCGAATGTATTGCTCATGGAGAGTGCAGTGTGCAAGATGCAAGTTCTTCACTGGTTGTTTCTCTTTCTGGAATCAAAGAAAATGATATAGTCATCGATGTCTGTGCGGCCCCTGGTGGAAAAACGATCCATGCGGCTGATCAATTACATGGCTTGGGAGAGGTGATTGCCTGCGATCTTTCAGAAAAAAAGGTGAATATATTGTCGGATAATGTTGCTCGCAGTGGTTTTCAAAATATTCAGGTCGTGCAAAAGGATGCCCTAGAGTTTTATGCCCCATGGAAAGAAAAGGCCGATGTTGTTCTTGCCGATTTACCTTGCTCAGGACTGGGAATTATTGGAAAAAAGGCCGATATTAAGATGAATACCTCCCTAGAAAGTTGTAAAAACCTTGCTCAGATACAAAAGAAAATCTTAGATAATGTCTGCCAATATGTAAAACCAGGCGGGCGATTGGTATTTTCTACTTGCACCATTGATGTCTATGAAAATGAAGACAATGTTGCTTGGTTTTTAGAAAAGCACAAAGAATTTTCACCTGTGGATTTATCAAATGCCCCAGTAAAAATTGATACGCAACAAAAAGGCTATCTGCAACTTTTGCCAGGAATTCATCCATGTGATGGTTTCTTTATTAGTGTCTTTGAAAAATCCTTATCGAAAGGATAG
- the rlmN gene encoding 23S rRNA (adenine(2503)-C(2))-methyltransferase RlmN, producing MIDIKSMCLEKLRAYLADEPAFRAKQIYGWIHQKLVSDFDEMKNIPQSLREKLKKECTLTTLSPVALRVSKIDDTHKYLFALEDENIIESVMMRYTHGNSVCISSQVGCRMGCKFCASTIDGLVRNLTASEMLDQVYRIQKLLGERISNIVVMGSGEPMDNYENLVQFVRMISDENGLHISQRNITVSTCGIVPKMRQLADEGLQITLALSLHAPNDEIRKELMPIANRYTIKEILKACRYYFEKTGRRVTFEYSLVQGVNDNEKEARRLISLLSSMHGHVNLIPVNPIKERNFLQSTPKSILAFKNLLEKSGINVTIRREMGRDIDGACGQLRRHYAQSPKDFIKGEQ from the coding sequence ATGATCGATATTAAGTCCATGTGTCTTGAAAAGCTTCGGGCCTATCTGGCGGATGAGCCTGCATTTCGTGCGAAACAAATCTATGGTTGGATTCATCAAAAGTTGGTTTCTGATTTTGATGAGATGAAAAATATTCCTCAATCTTTGAGGGAAAAATTAAAAAAAGAGTGTACCCTAACAACACTTTCTCCAGTAGCACTTCGTGTATCTAAAATTGATGACACACATAAATATTTATTCGCCCTAGAGGATGAAAATATCATTGAAAGTGTAATGATGCGCTATACCCATGGCAATTCGGTGTGTATTTCCTCTCAGGTGGGCTGTCGAATGGGCTGTAAATTTTGTGCATCCACCATTGACGGTCTTGTACGCAATTTGACAGCTTCAGAAATGCTTGATCAAGTTTATCGCATTCAAAAACTTTTGGGCGAGCGAATTTCAAATATCGTGGTCATGGGCTCGGGTGAACCGATGGATAATTATGAAAATCTAGTTCAATTTGTTCGAATGATCAGCGACGAAAATGGACTCCATATTAGTCAAAGAAACATTACTGTGTCAACTTGTGGTATTGTGCCCAAAATGAGACAACTTGCTGATGAAGGATTGCAAATCACCTTGGCTTTATCCTTACATGCACCAAATGATGAAATTCGAAAGGAGTTGATGCCCATTGCCAATCGCTATACCATCAAAGAAATACTAAAAGCCTGTCGGTATTACTTTGAAAAGACAGGGCGAAGAGTCACTTTTGAATACAGTCTTGTGCAGGGAGTCAATGACAACGAAAAAGAGGCGAGGCGTTTAATTTCCTTACTCTCTTCCATGCATGGACATGTCAATCTCATTCCCGTCAACCCAATTAAAGAGAGAAATTTTTTGCAATCGACACCAAAATCCATACTCGCTTTTAAAAATCTTCTTGAAAAAAGTGGTATAAATGTTACTATAAGGAGGGAAATGGGACGAGATATTGATGGTGCTTGCGGGCAACTTCGTAGGCATTATGCACAAAGCCCAAAAGATTTTATAAAGGGGGAACAGTAA
- a CDS encoding Stp1/IreP family PP2C-type Ser/Thr phosphatase, translating to MQSVALTDCGQVRQMNQDNIFICDQRIGPLPNLYIVADGMGGEKAGDVASAELVKRMCDHIENSKERPLIALNEAILHANKEIFSMAKTNKDFQGMGTTLVTATYISGELLVANVGDSRLYLLDHSKINQVTVDHSYVEEMVRLGKFSRDSKEYQEKKNIITRAVGASEVLEIDYFKLIPKKGNIALLCSDGLSNMVSDECILDIVNLSDSLEKAARELVKTANDNGGKDNISVILLSGMGEEK from the coding sequence ATGCAATCAGTGGCATTGACAGATTGTGGACAGGTCAGACAGATGAATCAGGATAATATTTTTATTTGTGACCAAAGAATTGGACCACTTCCAAATCTTTACATTGTAGCAGATGGCATGGGCGGTGAAAAAGCTGGTGATGTTGCCTCTGCGGAACTTGTCAAAAGAATGTGTGACCACATTGAAAATTCAAAGGAGCGTCCATTAATTGCACTCAATGAGGCAATTTTGCACGCAAACAAGGAAATTTTTTCAATGGCCAAGACCAATAAAGATTTTCAAGGGATGGGCACAACCCTTGTGACGGCCACCTATATTTCAGGTGAACTTTTGGTGGCCAATGTTGGAGACAGCAGGCTTTATCTTTTGGATCATTCAAAGATTAACCAAGTGACGGTCGATCACTCCTATGTCGAAGAGATGGTACGCCTTGGTAAATTTTCAAGGGATTCCAAAGAATACCAAGAAAAGAAAAATATTATTACAAGAGCTGTTGGTGCTTCGGAAGTGCTAGAGATTGACTATTTTAAGCTGATTCCCAAAAAGGGCAATATTGCTCTTTTATGTTCTGATGGCTTGAGTAATATGGTCAGCGATGAATGTATTTTAGATATTGTCAACCTATCCGATTCATTAGAAAAAGCAGCAAGAGAATTGGTCAAGACAGCCAATGACAATGGTGGTAAGGACAACATATCGGTGATTTTGTTGTCTGGTATGGGAGAGGAAAAATAA
- the pknB gene encoding Stk1 family PASTA domain-containing Ser/Thr kinase, whose translation MILKPGIFLQGRYEILEKIGSGGMSDVYKAKDHKLNRLVAIKVLKEEFGTDETFVSKFKMEAQAAAGLSHPNIVNVYDVMDEENIHYIVMELVEGITLKSYIATKKKLNVKETLGISIQVAQGIAAAHKRGIIHRDIKPQNMIISKDGKVKVTDFGIARAVSAQTIGGAAVGSVHYICPEQAKGALSDQRSDIYSLGITIYEMITGKVPFDGDTTVAIALSHLEDPLPLPSLSSPDIPAGLESIILKCTQKKPERRYQTMEDLLVDLRKALIDPNDPSLLGNTTTINGDTRRMSEEEMGEINARHAQNQHTLENVMDGDVDEARDAFEVPDFPEETSQDESKDSFFVPELFESSSSDASDFGKKEEKNEDEEREERRGIRSEQLMAALGVGGAVVAIVLLLILGRNIGKAKTVVSPTGPNGETTLASNQTKVPDLDGKTQDEAEKILQEATLSMKVTGNAYSDSVPKGQVISQDPKSDEVVSKHSSVGVVISNGSQKVDLTSLGITSMNAKDAKTALKSEGFSVNTEEEYSDSVEEGGIIRFVPEQPEKGSEVTIVISKGKKNTMTVVPNIVNQPEAAGTNLLISSNLKPGNRAVQYSDTVKAGDIISQSPEPGAQATLGGKVDYVISQGPAPTESSTESATKATKAEEKKDVNATASAELSPESNYQYVGSIDTTFELKDLIGPGGSSSKVKVMIRLRQDVNGQTVYRTLMEPRNITGDTILPVRFKSIVGADGVEEGNVEVVDADTQNVLKSYDVQFFKVQ comes from the coding sequence ATGATATTAAAACCAGGAATATTTTTACAGGGTCGATATGAAATTTTGGAGAAAATTGGCTCTGGTGGAATGTCAGATGTCTATAAGGCGAAAGACCATAAACTCAATCGCCTTGTTGCCATTAAGGTACTGAAGGAAGAATTTGGTACGGATGAAACTTTTGTGTCAAAATTTAAGATGGAAGCTCAAGCAGCTGCCGGGCTTTCACATCCGAATATTGTCAATGTCTATGATGTCATGGACGAAGAAAATATTCATTATATTGTGATGGAGCTTGTGGAGGGAATTACACTCAAAAGCTATATCGCAACAAAGAAAAAGCTCAATGTCAAGGAGACCCTTGGTATCAGTATTCAAGTGGCACAAGGAATTGCTGCTGCACACAAAAGAGGCATTATCCATCGGGATATTAAGCCACAAAATATGATTATTTCTAAAGATGGAAAGGTAAAAGTGACGGACTTTGGTATTGCAAGGGCTGTCTCTGCCCAGACCATTGGTGGAGCAGCTGTGGGATCAGTGCACTATATTTGTCCAGAGCAAGCAAAAGGAGCTCTTTCTGACCAGCGAAGTGATATTTATTCTCTGGGAATTACGATCTATGAAATGATTACAGGCAAAGTTCCCTTTGATGGAGATACAACCGTGGCGATTGCTCTATCCCACTTAGAGGATCCACTTCCTTTGCCAAGTTTATCTAGTCCAGACATTCCTGCTGGTCTTGAAAGTATTATTTTAAAGTGTACACAAAAAAAGCCTGAGCGAAGATATCAAACGATGGAAGATTTGCTCGTTGACCTTCGAAAAGCGCTGATTGACCCCAATGATCCTTCTTTGCTTGGCAATACGACCACGATCAATGGGGACACCCGACGCATGAGCGAAGAGGAGATGGGAGAAATTAATGCTCGACATGCCCAAAATCAACACACCCTAGAAAATGTGATGGATGGAGATGTTGATGAGGCAAGGGATGCCTTTGAAGTTCCTGATTTTCCAGAAGAGACATCACAAGATGAGAGTAAGGACTCTTTTTTTGTCCCTGAACTTTTTGAATCCTCTTCTTCGGATGCTTCTGATTTTGGCAAAAAGGAAGAAAAAAATGAAGATGAAGAAAGAGAAGAACGAAGGGGAATACGATCTGAGCAGTTGATGGCTGCTCTTGGTGTTGGCGGTGCCGTTGTTGCGATTGTTCTTCTTTTAATCCTTGGGCGAAATATCGGAAAGGCAAAGACTGTGGTTAGTCCAACAGGACCCAATGGAGAGACAACACTTGCTTCCAATCAAACCAAAGTCCCTGATTTAGATGGGAAGACACAGGATGAGGCAGAAAAAATCTTACAAGAAGCTACACTTTCCATGAAGGTTACAGGAAATGCCTACAGTGATAGCGTGCCAAAGGGGCAGGTGATCTCTCAGGATCCAAAGTCGGATGAGGTTGTTTCGAAACACTCTAGTGTTGGCGTTGTGATTAGCAATGGTTCTCAAAAAGTCGATTTGACCTCTCTTGGCATTACATCAATGAATGCAAAAGATGCAAAGACCGCACTAAAGAGTGAGGGATTTAGTGTAAATACAGAAGAAGAGTATAGTGACAGTGTCGAAGAAGGCGGAATTATTCGATTTGTCCCTGAACAGCCTGAAAAGGGAAGCGAAGTGACCATTGTCATTAGCAAGGGAAAGAAAAATACAATGACGGTTGTACCTAATATTGTCAATCAGCCAGAAGCTGCAGGAACCAATCTCTTGATTTCTTCCAACCTAAAGCCAGGAAATCGTGCAGTGCAGTATAGTGATACCGTCAAAGCTGGAGATATTATTAGTCAATCTCCAGAGCCAGGAGCACAGGCAACTTTAGGTGGAAAGGTGGACTATGTCATCAGCCAAGGCCCTGCTCCAACGGAAAGTAGTACAGAATCAGCCACAAAGGCTACAAAGGCAGAAGAGAAAAAAGATGTCAATGCAACAGCCAGTGCAGAACTTAGCCCAGAGTCAAACTATCAATATGTTGGCTCCATTGATACAACCTTTGAGTTAAAGGATTTAATTGGTCCAGGTGGCAGCAGCAGTAAGGTCAAGGTGATGATTCGCCTTCGCCAAGATGTCAATGGTCAGACCGTATATCGCACTTTAATGGAGCCAAGAAACATTACAGGAGATACCATTTTACCTGTGCGATTTAAATCCATTGTTGGTGCAGATGGCGTAGAAGAGGGCAATGTCGAGGTTGTTGATGCCGATACACAAAATGTACTCAAATCCTATGATGTCCAATTCTTTAAGGTGCAATAA